Proteins encoded by one window of Microplitis mediator isolate UGA2020A chromosome 1, iyMicMedi2.1, whole genome shotgun sequence:
- the LOC130663653 gene encoding uncharacterized protein LOC130663653, whose translation MEKLFIICLISINILIISNNLYDDGSVYQVEHETINETRDYKIFDIWAYSWTVVIEISVRNTDSDFEPLDGEFQYHYCTGSLLKPYLVLTSAACIHDVISHYNEFGISVLGDYNRSEKVIYITKSPSLNQNEKRVGNESGKVKEAINKRKSFKMRYIYYYNFAEKYNSSEPDIALIGLKKSILFGNNEKITIPIASKCHHINYDKCLITRITESKRENSSYTCSVKFTYETVFDELSQQSRNISHGKLNCHPKDLAEHNKFCLENTCGGNPIVCQINGVKPAKYVQVGHLKAKNNRKNMDYIYIPDVIDL comes from the exons atggaaaaattatttattatatgtttgatatctataaatatattaataatatcaaataatttgtatGATGACGGAAGTGTGTATCAGGTTGAGCATGAAACAATAAATGAAACGcgtgattataaaatatttgacatttGGGCATATTCATGGACTGTTGTAATTGAAATATCGGTTCGTAATACTGACAGTGATTTTGAACCCCTTGATGGTGAATTTCAATATCATTACTGCACTGGGTCATTATTAAAACCGTATTTAGTTCTAACAAGTGCTGCTTGTATACATGAcgt aatatcacattataatgaatttggaatttctgttctcggtGATTACAACAGATCtgaaaaagttatatacaTAACTAAATCACCGTCATTAAATCAAAACGAAAAGAGAGTCGGTAACGAATCGGGTAAGGTTAAAGAAGCTATTAATAAACGCAAGTCATTTAAAATgcgttatatatattattacaattttgcTGAAAAATATAACAGCTCTGAGCCAGATATCGCATTGATTGGGCTAAAAAAGTCAATATTGTTCGGTAACaacgaaaaaattaccatACCTATAGCGAGTAAGTGCCatcatataaattatgataaatgtCTGATAACAAGAATAACGGAGAGTAAACGTGAAAATTCTTCTTATACATGTTCGGTTAAATTTACATATGAGACAGTTTTCGATGAATTGAGTCAACAAAGTCGCAACATAAGTCACGGAAAATTAAATTGCCATCCTAAAGATTTAGCTGAACACAACAAA TTTTGTTTGGAGAATACTTGTGGAGGAAATCCAATAGTATGTCAAATAAATGGAGTAAAACCAGCCAAATATGTCCAAGTTGGTCATTTAAAAGccaaaaataatagaaaaaacatggattatatttatatacccGATGTAATAgacttataa
- the LOC130663633 gene encoding lipoyl synthase, mitochondrial, which produces MYRKISSGNFKNINLSLGCVKNYSKEETTFKDKLNNGPNLEDFLSEKIPKYDGKLKLDKNDKSRLRLPPWLKREIPMGENYAQLKSQLRESKLATVCEEARCPNIGECWGGGEHGTSTATIMLMGDTCTRGCRFCSIKTARAPPPLNPEEPVNTAIAVAKWGVDYIVLTSVDRDDLPDGGSNHIAATIKELKNRSNILVEALVPDFGGNQECIQNIVDSKLDVFAHNIETVERLTPFVRDRRANYKQSLKVLKMAKELNENLITKSSIMLGLGETDEEIMTTIKDLRSVGVDALTLGQYMQPTKRHLKVIEYVTPEKFKHWEDFGNKSGFLYTASGPLVRSSYRAGEFYLGNIIKQRSRNIEDVNV; this is translated from the exons atgtatagaaaaattagcagtggaaattttaaaaatatcaacttATCACTTGGCtgt gttaaaaattattctaaagAAGAAACGACtttcaaagataaattaaacaatGGCCCTAATTTGGAGGactttttaagtgaaaaaattccCAAGTACGATGGGAAATTGAAATTAGACAAAAATGATAAGTCACGACTGAGATTGCCCCCGTGGTTGAAACGCGAGATTCCCATGGGAGAAAATTATGCCCAATTAAAATCACAATTACGTGAGTCGAAATTAGCGACAGTATGTGAGGAAGCGAGGTGTCCAAATATTGGTGAGTGTTGGGGCGGTGGCGAGCATGGAACATCCACAGCAACAATtatg ctAATGGGTGACACCTGCACACGTGGGTGCAGATTTTGTTCTATAAAAACTGCACGGGCGCCTCCGCCATTAAATCCCGAGGAACCGGTTAATACAGCAATTGCTGTTGCTAAATGGGGTGTTGATTATATTGTACTTACATCCGTCGATCGTGatg atttaccCGATGGAGGATCGAATCATATTGCAGCAACAATAaaagagttaaaaaatcg gAGCAATATTTTAGTAGAAGCTCTGGTGCCAGATTTTGGCGGAAATCAAGAATGTATACAAAATATCGTCGATTCAAAATTAGATGTCTTTGCACACAACATCGAAACAGTCGAACGCCTGACGCCATTCGTACGCGATCGACGCGCGAATtacaa acAGTCgttgaaagttttaaaaatggcGAAGGAATTAAACGAAAATTTGATAACAAAGTCATCGATAATGTTGGGCCTCGGAGAAACTGACGAAGAAATAATGACGACAATTAAAGATCTAAGATCTGTTGGAGTCGACGCACTGACTCTGGGCCAGTACATGCAGCCGACGAAACGTCATTTGAAAGTAATTGAATACGTGACAccggaaaaatttaaacactgGGAAGATTTTGGAAATAAAAGTGGATTTTTGTATACCGCCAGTGGTCCACTTGTCAGATCTTCTTACAGAGCCGGTGAATTTTACCTGGGTAATATTATCAAGCAGCGAAGTCGCAATATTGAAGATGTtaatgtttga
- the LOC130663671 gene encoding proteasome subunit alpha type-1-like — MFRNQYDSDVTVWSPQGRLHQVEYAMEAVKLGSATVGLKNKEYAVLIALKRASSELSAYQKKIIPIDKHMGISIAGLTADARMLSRYMRTECLNYKYSHDDPLPVGRLISTLGNKMQTCTQRYDRRPYGVGLLVAGFDDQGPHIYQTCPSANYFDCKAMAIGSRSQAARTYLEKHLNEFLTCDLNELIKHGLRSLRDTLPNEVDLSIKNVSIGVVGKAHAFEILSEESTERYLGEIEGDEKRGRAAAATAGTSADDDKPPQDPPADEAQPRVAVAMDTE, encoded by the exons atg tttcgtAATCAGTATGACAGTGACGTTACTGTATGGAGTCCGCAGGGACGTTTGCACCAGGTCGAATATGCTATGGAAGCTGTAAAACTTGGATCAGCAActgttggtttaaaaaataaagagtacGCGGTTCTCATTGCTCTGAAACGCGCGTCCTCGGAATTGTCtgcttatcaaaaaaaaataatacccaTTGACAAGCATATGGGAATAAGTATCGCTGGTTTGACTGCTGATGCACGAATGTTGAG CCGTTACATGAGAACAGAATGTCTGAATTACAAATATTCACATGATGATCCACTTCCAGTTGGACGATTAATATCAACTTTGGGTAACAAAATGCAAACTTGCACTCAGAGATACGACAGACGTCCTTATGGTGTCGGTTTACTTGTTGCTGGCTTTGAC gatCAAGGACCTCATATTTATCAAACATGTCCATCagcaaattattttgattgcaAAGCAATGGCGATTGGATCACGATCACAAGCCGCTCGTACTTATCtcgaaaaacatttaaatgaatttttaacttgtgatttaaatgaattaattaaacatgGATTACGTTCATTACGTGATACTTTACCTAATGAAGTTGATTTATCTAtcaag aatgTATCGATTGGAGTAGTGGGCAAAGCTCACGCATTTGAAATCTTATCGGAAGAAAGTACTGAGCGTTACTTGGGAGAAATTGAGGGAGATGAGAAACGCGGTAGAGCTGCTGCTGCAACTGCTGGTACGAGTGCCGATGATGACAAACCGCCTCAGGATCCGCCAGCTGATGAGGCTCAGCCACGCGTAGCTGTCGCGATGGACACGGagtga
- the LOC130663676 gene encoding SCO-spondin-like — protein MKTVCFIILTGLAIVTAQSLEFTNGVNGETCKLNQRYSDCATACPLSCGKKNVERDDCPYDCSPGCECIDGYYLNKNLECVKPENCETPNESRDRLLVANCGANQQFSFCRSPCPPSCGKKPIEPCPFNCTSGCECLNGYFLNKKRECVKPEDCPRKTEKIPVNPVCGVNEIFSSCHKSCEFKCAEGYRPELIPMCVTRRKELYDIINGAYLRGENWTAIVEADAKKCWTGCGCADGFWRNSKGLCVRPQNCFDHLNNQLEI, from the exons atgaagaCTGTATGTTTTATTATTCTCACTGGCTTGGCAATTG ttacagcCCAGTCATTAGAATTTACAAATGGAGTAAATGGCGAAACttgtaaattaaatcaacGTTATAGCGACTGTGCAACAGCGTGCCCACTTAGttgtggtaaaaaaaatgttgagagAGACGACTGTCcctat GATTGCAGTCCAGGCTGCGAATGTATCGACGGCTATTATCTAAACAAAAATCTAGAATGCGTTAAACCAGAAAACTGCGAAACGCCAAATGAGTCTCGAGACCGTCTATTGGTCGCGAATTGCGGAGCTAACCAACAGTTTTCATTTTGTCGGTCACCTTGTCCGCCATCTTGTGGAAAGAAACCAATCGAGCCTTGTCCATTT aattGTACTTCCGGCTGCGAGTGTTTGAACggatactttttaaataaaaaacgagAATGCGTAAAACCGGAAGATTGTCCCcgtaaaactgaaaaaattccaGTAAATCCAGTATGTGGAGTAAACGAAATTTTCAGTTCCTGTCATAAATCTTGTGAATTTAAATGCGCCGAAGGTTATCGTCCTGAATTAATTCCAATGTGTGTa acaCGAAGAAAAGAATTATATGACATAATTAATGGAGCATATTTACGGGGGGAAAATTGGACTGCTATTGTGGAAGCAGATGCAaag AAATGCTGGACCGGATGTGGATGCGCGGATGGATTCTGGAGAAATTCGAAAGGACTTTGCGTTAGACCTCAAAATTGTTTCGATCATTTGAATAATCagcttgaaatttaa
- the LOC130667466 gene encoding endoribonuclease Dicer codes for MEEKLSAREYQIDLFEKTLTGNRIVYLPTGSGKTYIAVMLIKHMSGDVRSPWISGGKRTVFIVNTVALVSQQSAYIARQTDLTCGGYSGDMDVDSWSPKMWTDEFIKNQVLVMTAQIFLNLLQHGMLPLHQVNLLIVDECHHATKNHPMHEVMKKFESCEKSRQPKVLGLTATLLNSNIKPAEIPNVIRDLEITMHASIITVNSIEQVKQYGRPTESFWRYSPPVASSITNDLVSLIEYSKHVLKVTQFQKITDVINRSSSVFLPRSKDERLKNLLEDISFHIKTQGLYFGNFSILYYLKKIEELKRLTDDSQSLTILDFIKTQMTVMRRLIDYTMDRPTELENIMTHSTNKLLKLFQFLYEFSIKPSKTKFCSIIFVQRRFTAKVMYKILQKLHEYDPRFKFLSPDYVLGNSADSYKTPSESICLNEWNRKALKRFRDGEVNCIVATDVLDEGVDIPLCNLIICYDQPQDYRAYMQSKGRGRYKDSEFVTFVENNDDIFPQRYAMFQKIESVLKTSLIGKTDERSEPTEAELEENLYVYNIKPYSVVINNEVVATLTETSVVNTLEHYCATLGQSKFCRKSPVYKLLYGRQNKFGSMEDETEKFKVSVRLPIDSPLREEIVGDEMSSTNLAKQSAAMKACIRLHLLGELTDRLLPKDSKEIIEDITELLTYWKDENDDNKKVVGTKGKKRFYKYVNPSCLYDCFPLTNHHNYMHLIKLQMLPLPNNQVFCTMINNDRNFALVTNKPMKPIPGFPIFMTYGPVNVTVDTNYARCPLTREQLECLRKFHWIIFKDILELVRNFMILQNTESDPINLADNLLVAPLTPEGEIDWAVINNWDKIELSPIELDAQNSPDIQELDLVIPRYRSTEKAYIVLKVRDDMTPRSLFANNKFESYVDFYLEKYGVVIENPDQSLLEVRTISKDINFIKPRLYSMNTEQNCKKYQRIIHLIPELCAKVSFSSIYWLKARALPSILHRIRYLCIADDFREQVAREAGIGTEKSKLSYDDSQFFDLLRSNPQSSEEEDIVNKMDDLMPLESYDDLEPKLPQKSSIDLDRNIDSVSVMDIHDFQDFTRRISSNADSLRKFAHLPEFASRTEVPTPTLRVLQAKDVRISAPNASEVLCALTPKFTNDAFNFERLETLGDSFLKFFSSIYLFEKFPRKLEGSLTIYKGSMVSNRYLFYCGANKKIPEYINAVDFVPTINFGIPACAAPSEVLNYIQQTHKTPDVLYETNIPPAEQFRGIISNETRSEILKKIDSYAVGERDDLAFMFHGQMVPDKTVADCVEALTGLYLLKSGLVGAANLLKWFGVLPADANIQKVLSGSPMSARIGEGEVDFHMPWLSFIEERVGYKFKDRSFLLQAFTHSSYSVNTATVSYDRLEFLGDAIIDILITSYIYENCGDLSPGDLTDLRSALVNNITFACLTVKYGFHTALLAYAPILADSIERFIKYQQERNYKVDDDLLWILMEENECNMAEYVDVPKVLGDLFESMIGAIFLDSGKNFARTWQVLYGLMHDEIERFSKKVPKQPVRKIYETSGVKPHFLASQIVELGKCIMVPLEIEINGKRRIFNGFGGTKKQAKAAAAKLALRTIMKKNVDL; via the exons atggagGAAAAATTATCAGCCCGTGAGTatcaaattgatttatttgaaaaaactctCACGGGAAACAGAATCGTCTACTTGCCAACTGGGTCTGGCAAAACATATATCGCAGTAATGTTGATAAAACACATGAGTGGTGATGTCAGATCACCCTGGATTTCAGGAGGCAAACGTACGGTTTTTATTGTCAACACCGTCGCCCTTGTTTCTCAACAATCGGCTTACATTGCGCGACAAACTGATTTAACATGCGGAGGATACTCTGGTGACATGGACGTCGACTCCTGGAGCCCTAAGATGTGGACCGATGAGTTTATAAAAAACCAg gtcctGGTCATGACAGCCCAAATATTCCTGAATTTGCTACAACACGGAATGCTGCCGCTCCACCAAGTGAACCTCCTGATAGTCGACGAGTGTCACCACGCGACAAAAAACCACCCGATGCACgaagtaatgaaaaaattcgaatCATGCGAAAAGTCCCGCCAGCCAAAAGTCCTCGGCCTTACCGCGACCCTGCTGAATTCAAACATAAAACCCGCGGAAATACCCAACGTGATAAGAGATCTAGAGATAACGATGCACGCGAGCATAATCACCGTCAATTCAATCGAGCAAGTAAAGCAATATGGCCGCCCTACCGAGTCATTTTGGAGGTACAGTCCACCAGTAGCCTCTTCCATCACCAATGATCTAGTCTCCCTCATCGAGTACTCAAAGCACGTGCTCAAAGTCACCCAGTTTCAGAAAATCACCGACGTCATAAACCGTTCAAGCAGCGTTTTTTTACCCCGCAGTAAAGACGAACGTCTCAAAAACCTTCTAGAAGACATTTCTTTTCACATTAAAACCCAGGGTCTTTACTTCGGTAACTTTTCGATCCTCTATTAcctcaaaaaaatcgaagaactCAAACGTCTTACCGACGATTCCCAGTCCCTTACAATATTGGACTTCATAAAAACCCAAATGACGGTAATGAGACGTCTGATTGATTACACGATGGACCGACCAACGGAATTGGAAAATATAATGACCCATTCTACCAACAAACTGCTCAAATTATTCCAATTTCTCTacgaattttcaataaaaccctCGAAAACTAAATTCTGCTCTATAATATTCGTCCAGAGACGATTTACGGCGAAGGTTATGTACAAAATATTGCAAAAACTCCACGAGTATGACCCCAGATTCAAATTTCTATCGCCGGACTACGTCTTGGGGAACAGCGCGGACTCTTACAAAACTCCTAGCGAGAGTATTTGTTTGAACGAATGGAACCGGAAGGCTTTGAAGCGGTTCCGCGATGGGGAAGTAAACTGTATAGTGGCGACAGACGTTCTAGACGAGGGCGTCGACATCCCTCTGTGTAATCTGATAATCTGCTACGATCAGCCCCAGGATTACCGGGCGTACATGCAAAGCAAAGGCCGCGGTCGGTACAAAGACAGTGAGTTCGTAACCTTCGTGGAAAACAACGACGACATATTCCCCCAGCGCTACGCGATGTTCCAAAAGATCGAGTCGGTATTGAAGACTTCGCTGATCGGTAAAACAGACGAGCGGTCAGAGCCGACGGAAGCCGAATTAGAGGAAAACTTGTATGTGTACAACATCAAGCCTTACTCGGTGGTAATCAACAACGAGGTCGTTGCCACGCTGACGGAAACCTCCGTCGTCAATACCCTCGAGCACTACTGCGCTACTTTGGGCCAGTCGAAATTTTGCCGAAAATCTCCGGTCTACAAACTACTTTACGGTAGACAAAACAAATTTGGCTCGATGGAAGATGAAACCGAAAAGTTCAAAGTCTCTGTGCGTCTGCCCATCGATTCCCCGCTGAGAGAAGAAATAGTTGGAGACGAAATGTCTTCTACTAATTTAGCAAAACAATCCGCGGCAATGAAAGCTTGCATTCGGCTCCACCTTCTGGGAGAACTGACTGACCGACTGCTGCCGAAGGATTCGAAAGAGATAATTGAAGACATAACTGAGCTGCTTACGTACTGGAAAGACGAGAATGATGACAATAAGAAAGTCGTAGGTACGAAGGGTAAAAAGCGGTTTTACAAATACGTAAATCCTAGTTGTCTGTACGATTGTTTTCCGTTGACGAACCATCACAATTACATGCACTTGATAAAACTGCAAATGCTTCCTCTACCCAATAATCAAGTCTTCTGTACGATGATTAATAATGACAGAAATTTCGCACTTGTTACCAATAAACCAATGAAACCAATACCCGGGTTCCCGATTTTCATGACCTATGGCCCAGTAAATGTCACAGTGGACACAAACTACGCGCGCTGTCCCCTCACACGCGAGCAATTAGAATGCTTACGTAAATTCCACTGGATTATTTTCAAAGACATCTTGGAATTGGTGAGAAATTTCATGATCCTACAGAACACGGAATCCGATCCCATAAATTTGGCCGACAATCTTTTGGTCGCTCCTCTGACTCCCGAGGGAGAGATCGACTGGGCGGTAATTAACAACTGGGACAAAATTGAACTATCCCCGATCGAACTGGACGCACAAAACAGCCCAGATATCCAAGAACTGGATCTGGTTATCCCCCGGTACCGTTCTACGGAGAAAGCGTACATAGTTTTGAAAGTAAGGGACGACATGACACCCAGAAGTCTCTTTGCTAACAACAAATTCGAGTCTTACGTTGATTTCTACCTAGAAAAGTACGGGGTTGTGATAGAAAACCCCGACCAATCGCTTCTAGAAGTCCGTACCATTTCCAAagacattaattttataaaacctaGACTCTACAGTATGAACACTGAACAGAATTGTAAAAAGTACCAGCGTATTATCCATCTAATTCCTGAACTGTGCGCTAAAGTATCATTTTCCTCAATTTACTGGCTAAAGGCACGTGCTCTACCGTCAATATTGCATCGCATTAGATACTTATGCATCGCCGATGACTTCAGAGAGCAAGTGGCCCGCGAAGCGGGAATCGGTACTGAAAAATCGAAATTGTCTTACGACGATTCCCAGTTCTTTGATTTACTAAGAAGTAATCCGCAGTCTTCTGAGGAAGAAGACATAGTAAACAAAATGGATGACTTGATGCCTCTGGAAAGTTACGACGATCTAGAGCCGAAGTTGCCTCAGAAAAGTTCGATCGATCTCGACCGTAATATCGATAGCGTTTCCGTGATGGACATCCACGACTTCCAAGACTTTACGCGTCGCATTTCTTCCAACGCCGATTCCCTGAGAAAGTTTGCGCACTTGCCAGAGTTTGCTAGTCGAACTGAAGTACCAACGCCTACACTTAGAGTTCTACAGGCTAAAGACGTTCGTATTTCGGCGCCCAACGCATCGGAAGTTTTGTGCGCACTGACCCCTAAGTTTACCAACGACGCGTTCAATTTCGAGCGGCTGGAAACGCTCGGTGATTCATTCCTCAAGTTCTTTAGCTCCATTTACTTGTTCGAAAAGTTTCCACGGAAACTTGAAGGCTCCCTGACGATTTACAAAGGCTCTATGGTCAGCAACCGCTACCTCTTTTACTGCGgcgctaataaaaaaattcccgagtACATTAACGCAGTTGATTTCGTACCGACAATAAATTTCGGGATTCCCGCATGCGCGGCGCCCAGCGAAGTTCTCAATTACATCCAACAGACCCACAAAACACCCGACGTTCTCTACGAAACGAATATACCCCCAGCAGAACAGTTCCGCGGAATAATTTCCAATGAAACCCGCAGcgaaatacttaaaaaaatagactCTTACGCTGTAGGAGAACGCGATGACCTCGCATTTATGTTCCACGGGCAAATGGTCCCGGACAAAACGGTCGCTGATTGCGTAGAAGCCTTAACTGGGCTCTATTTGCTAAAGTCCGGACTAGTGGGCGCTGCTAATTTACTAAAGTGGTTCGGAGTCTTACCAGCTGACGCTAATATTCAAAAAGTACTTAGCGGCAGCCCCATGAGCGCTAGAATCGGCGAGGGCGAGGTTGACTTCCACATGCCCTGGCTAAGTTTCATTGAAGAACGCGTCGGGTATAAATTTAAGGACAGATCGTTTCTGCTGCAAGCGTTCACCCACTCGAGCTACTCTGTAAATACCGCGACGGTAAGCTACGACAGGTTAGAATTCCTAGGTGACGCGATTATCGATATTTTGATCACCAGCTACATCTATGAGAACTGCGGGGACTTAAGCCCCGGAGATCTTACAGATCTGAGGTCCGCGTTGGTTAACAACATAACCTTCGCTTGTTTGACTGTAAAATATGGCTTCCACACGGCATTGCTGGCCTACGCGCCCATTCTGGCCGACAGTATCGAGAGATTTATCAAGTACCAGCAGGAACGGAATTACAAAGTCGACGACGATTTGCTTTGGATCCTTATGGAAGAGAATGAATGCAACATGGCCGAGTATGTGGACGTTCCCAAAGTCCTCGGCGACCTTTTCGAGTCGATGATCGGCGCCATCTTTCTGGACAGTGGGAAGAATTTCGCGCGCACGTGGCAAGTTCTCTATGGGCTGATGCACGACGAAATTGAACGGTTTAGCAAGAAGGTTCCCAAGCAGCCGGTTAGGAAAATTTACGAAACCTCGGGGGTGAAGCCCCATTTCTTGGCCTCGCAGATTGTCGAGCTGGGAAAATGTATTATGGTGCCCTTGGAGATTGAGATTAATGGCAAGAGGAGAATTTTCAATGGGTTCGGCGGCACTAAAAAACAGGCTAAGGCTGCTGCGGCTAAACTCGCTTTGAGAactattatgaaaaaaaacgttgACTTGTAA